The following proteins are encoded in a genomic region of Burkholderia stabilis:
- a CDS encoding acyl-CoA dehydrogenase family protein: protein MTLISVSPRTADLHVVAPSRDEPAPADARQTAERLAAGFARTAAERDLQGGTPKAERDLLRESGLLALSIPAAYGGLGASWHTTLDVVRVLAAADSSLAHVFGFHHLMLATVRLFGAPAQWESWFERTARQHWFWGNALNPLDERTVSRSRGAWREFSGQKSFCSGALDSQMLIASAHDADTRAFLIAAVPTQRSGISIADDWNNIGQRQTDSGTVTFEKVRVEDHELLTDPGPLSTPFACLRPLVAQLVLTNVYLGIAEAAFNDARHYTLHEARPWPGAQVASTGDDPYILGQYGEFWIGLEAARVLADRAADRLDAAWARDSALTHAERGQVALATASAKVSAARTGLDLCTRMFDVAGARATHGALRLDRHWRNLRTHTLHDPLAYKIREIGEWALKRTWPTPGFYS from the coding sequence ATGACACTCATTTCCGTATCGCCACGCACCGCCGACCTGCACGTCGTCGCGCCGTCCCGCGACGAGCCGGCCCCCGCCGATGCCCGGCAAACGGCCGAACGCCTCGCGGCCGGTTTCGCACGCACGGCGGCCGAACGCGACCTGCAGGGCGGCACGCCGAAGGCCGAGCGCGACCTGCTGCGCGAAAGTGGCCTGCTCGCGCTGAGCATTCCGGCCGCGTATGGCGGCCTCGGCGCAAGCTGGCACACGACGCTCGACGTCGTCCGCGTGCTCGCGGCGGCCGACAGTTCGCTCGCGCACGTGTTCGGCTTCCATCACCTGATGCTCGCGACCGTGCGGCTGTTCGGCGCGCCCGCGCAGTGGGAATCGTGGTTCGAGCGCACCGCGCGCCAGCACTGGTTCTGGGGTAACGCGCTGAACCCGCTCGACGAGCGCACGGTCAGCCGCTCGCGCGGCGCGTGGCGCGAATTCAGCGGGCAGAAAAGCTTCTGTTCGGGCGCGCTCGATTCGCAGATGCTGATCGCATCCGCCCACGACGCCGACACGCGCGCGTTCCTGATCGCAGCCGTGCCGACCCAGCGCAGCGGCATCTCGATCGCCGACGACTGGAACAACATCGGCCAGCGGCAGACCGACAGCGGCACGGTCACGTTCGAGAAAGTGCGCGTCGAGGATCACGAGCTGCTGACGGACCCCGGCCCGCTGTCCACGCCGTTCGCTTGCCTGCGCCCGCTCGTCGCGCAGCTCGTGCTGACCAACGTGTATCTCGGCATCGCCGAAGCCGCGTTCAACGACGCACGGCACTACACGCTGCACGAGGCCCGACCGTGGCCCGGCGCGCAGGTCGCGAGCACCGGCGACGATCCGTACATCCTCGGGCAGTACGGCGAATTCTGGATCGGGCTCGAAGCCGCGCGCGTGCTCGCCGATCGCGCGGCGGATCGGCTCGACGCCGCGTGGGCGCGCGACTCGGCGCTCACGCATGCGGAGCGCGGCCAGGTCGCGCTCGCCACCGCCAGTGCGAAGGTGTCGGCCGCGCGCACCGGGCTCGATCTCTGCACGCGCATGTTCGACGTCGCCGGCGCGCGCGCCACGCATGGCGCGCTGCGGCTCGACCGGCACTGGCGCAACCTGCGCACCCATACGCTCCACGACCCGCTCGCGTACAAGATCCGCGAGATCGGCGAATGGGCGCTCAAGCGAACCTGGCCGACGCCCGGCTTTTATTCATGA
- a CDS encoding SfnB family sulfur acquisition oxidoreductase: MSTEIIEAGASRQADSNHVPVIGSDAEAIDVAHQVAARLEEHAALRDRERKLPFDEIELFSSSGLWGITVPREYGGAEVSSVTLAEVIAIVSQADPSLGQIPQNHYCLIEDIRLEGSDAQKRFFFDLVLKGTRYGNAFSEAGGKNVLDIQTRVRRDGDAFVLNGRKFYSTGTLFAHWIPVLALDESDQAVLAFVRQGAPGVTVVDDWSGFGQRTTASGTVIVENVRVSPFEIFHTQRSYDRPTFAGPFAQITTAAIDLGIARAALQDTIAFVQQHARPWIDSGVERASDDPLTVAQIGDIAYRVHAAEALLARSGRFVDAAKCEPREETVAQAAIAVGEAKIATTEVSLLAASKLFELGGSKSTLAKYNFDRHWRNARVHTLHDPVRWKYHAIGNYYLNGVKPARHSWN; encoded by the coding sequence ATGTCTACGGAAATCATCGAAGCAGGCGCATCACGGCAGGCAGATTCGAATCATGTTCCCGTCATCGGCTCCGATGCCGAAGCGATCGACGTCGCGCATCAGGTCGCCGCACGGCTCGAGGAGCATGCCGCGCTGCGCGACCGCGAACGGAAACTGCCGTTCGACGAGATCGAGCTGTTTTCGTCGAGCGGCCTGTGGGGCATTACCGTCCCGCGCGAATACGGCGGCGCGGAGGTGTCGAGCGTGACGCTCGCGGAAGTGATCGCGATCGTGTCGCAGGCCGACCCGTCGCTCGGCCAGATTCCGCAGAACCACTACTGCCTGATCGAGGATATTCGCCTCGAAGGCAGCGACGCGCAGAAACGCTTCTTCTTCGATCTCGTGCTGAAGGGCACGCGCTACGGCAATGCGTTCTCCGAGGCCGGCGGCAAGAACGTGCTCGACATCCAGACGCGCGTGCGCCGCGACGGCGACGCGTTCGTGCTGAACGGCCGCAAGTTCTATTCGACCGGCACGCTGTTCGCGCACTGGATTCCGGTGCTCGCGCTCGACGAGTCGGATCAGGCGGTGCTCGCCTTCGTGCGGCAGGGCGCGCCGGGGGTGACGGTCGTCGACGACTGGAGCGGCTTCGGCCAGCGCACGACCGCGAGCGGCACGGTGATCGTCGAGAACGTTCGCGTGAGCCCGTTCGAGATCTTCCATACGCAACGCTCATACGACCGCCCGACCTTCGCAGGCCCGTTCGCGCAGATCACGACCGCCGCGATCGACCTCGGCATCGCGCGCGCCGCGTTGCAGGACACGATCGCGTTCGTGCAGCAGCATGCACGCCCGTGGATCGACAGCGGCGTCGAGCGCGCGAGCGACGACCCGTTGACCGTCGCGCAGATCGGCGACATCGCATACCGCGTGCACGCGGCCGAAGCGTTGCTCGCGCGTTCGGGTCGCTTCGTCGACGCGGCGAAGTGCGAGCCGCGCGAGGAAACGGTCGCGCAGGCCGCGATCGCGGTCGGCGAGGCGAAGATCGCGACGACGGAAGTGTCGCTGCTCGCCGCGAGCAAGCTGTTCGAACTCGGCGGCAGCAAGTCGACGCTCGCGAAATACAACTTCGATCGCCACTGGCGCAACGCGCGCGTGCACACGCTGCACGACCCCGTGCGCTGGAAGTACCACGCGATCGGCAACTACTACCTCAACGGCGTGAAACCCGCGCGCCATTCCTGGAACTGA
- a CDS encoding AEC family transporter → MHTELAWVAVAPAFALICIGVAVRRIALVDAAFWPSAEKLTHYVLFPAFLVHSIGLAGPLDASSKSTILLLTGLTLAVLAAVVLGCRICAVPHASFTSIVQGSIRFNSYIFLSVASGLLSRADYGIAAVVVAYMVAISNTLVLLSFEHGQAGGRGFVGIVGKVAANPLIVASAFGIVLNLTGWRLPAALDQTVDVLGGAALPLSLICVGAALRLPLPRKEAALVRAGLVTTAIRLIGFPLLALTATKAFAVPPLSGNLILLYSVLPCASNSYVLSTQYGGNHRLMAFVVALSTVLSFVPIFIVARTM, encoded by the coding sequence ATGCATACCGAACTCGCCTGGGTCGCCGTCGCACCCGCCTTCGCGCTGATCTGCATCGGCGTTGCCGTGCGCCGCATCGCGCTGGTCGATGCGGCATTCTGGCCGTCCGCCGAAAAGCTCACCCATTACGTGCTGTTTCCCGCTTTCCTCGTGCATTCGATCGGACTGGCCGGCCCGCTCGACGCCTCGTCGAAGTCGACGATCCTGCTGCTGACGGGCCTCACGCTCGCGGTGCTGGCCGCGGTCGTGCTCGGCTGCCGGATCTGCGCGGTGCCGCACGCGTCCTTCACGTCGATCGTCCAGGGCTCGATCCGGTTCAACAGCTACATTTTCCTGTCGGTCGCGTCGGGGTTGCTGAGCCGTGCCGACTACGGGATCGCGGCGGTCGTCGTCGCGTACATGGTCGCGATCTCGAACACGCTCGTGCTCCTGTCGTTCGAGCATGGCCAGGCCGGCGGCCGCGGGTTCGTGGGAATCGTCGGCAAGGTGGCCGCGAATCCGCTGATCGTCGCGAGCGCGTTCGGGATCGTGCTCAACCTGACAGGCTGGCGCCTGCCCGCCGCGCTCGACCAGACCGTCGACGTACTCGGCGGCGCCGCGTTGCCGTTGAGCCTGATCTGCGTCGGCGCCGCGCTGCGGCTGCCGTTGCCGCGCAAGGAGGCGGCGCTCGTGCGCGCGGGGCTCGTGACCACCGCGATCCGGTTGATCGGCTTTCCGCTGCTCGCGCTGACCGCGACGAAGGCATTCGCGGTGCCGCCGCTGTCCGGCAACCTGATCCTGCTCTATTCGGTGCTGCCGTGCGCGAGCAACTCGTACGTGCTGTCCACGCAGTACGGCGGCAATCATCGGCTGATGGCATTCGTCGTCGCGTTGTCGACGGTGCTGTCGTTCGTTCCGATATTCATCGTGGCGCGCACGATGTAG
- the sfnG gene encoding dimethylsulfone monooxygenase SfnG translates to MSHTDSSDDGVKFAYWVPNVSGGLVVSTIEQRTDWSLEYNQQLARTAEAAGFDYALSQIRFTAGYGAEYQHESVSFSQALLHATTKLKVLAAILPGPWHPAVVAKQLATIDHISNGRIAINVVSGWFKGEFTAIGEPWLEHDERYRRSKEFIQALKGIWTQDNFTFKGDFYRFNDYTLSPKPVQKPHPEIFQGGSSRAARDNAASVSDWYFTNGNTPENLKAQIDDIRAKAAANNHRVRIGVNAFVIARDTEEEARAVLDDIIRHAHVEAVHAFGDAVKEAGKASPEGEGNWAKSTFEDLVQYNDGFRTNLIGTPQQIAERIVALKAIGVDLVLAGFLHFIEEVEYFGQRVLPLVRELEAQRQAVAA, encoded by the coding sequence ATGAGCCATACCGATTCTTCCGACGACGGCGTCAAATTCGCGTACTGGGTGCCGAACGTCAGCGGCGGCCTCGTCGTCAGCACGATCGAGCAGCGCACCGACTGGAGCCTCGAATACAACCAGCAGCTCGCGCGCACGGCCGAGGCGGCCGGCTTCGACTATGCGCTGAGCCAGATCCGCTTCACGGCCGGCTACGGCGCCGAATACCAGCACGAGTCGGTGTCGTTCAGCCAGGCGCTGCTGCACGCGACGACCAAGCTCAAGGTGCTCGCCGCGATCCTGCCGGGGCCGTGGCATCCGGCCGTGGTCGCGAAGCAGCTCGCAACGATCGACCACATCTCGAACGGGCGCATCGCGATCAACGTGGTGAGCGGCTGGTTCAAGGGCGAATTCACCGCGATCGGCGAGCCGTGGCTCGAACACGACGAGCGCTACCGGCGCTCGAAGGAATTCATCCAGGCGCTGAAGGGCATCTGGACGCAGGACAACTTCACGTTCAAGGGCGATTTCTACCGCTTCAACGACTACACGCTGAGCCCGAAACCCGTACAGAAGCCGCATCCGGAGATCTTCCAGGGCGGCAGCTCGCGCGCGGCGCGCGACAACGCGGCGAGCGTGTCGGACTGGTATTTCACGAACGGCAATACGCCGGAGAACCTGAAGGCGCAGATCGACGACATCCGCGCGAAGGCGGCCGCGAACAACCACCGCGTGCGGATCGGCGTCAACGCGTTCGTGATTGCGCGCGACACCGAGGAAGAGGCGCGCGCCGTGCTCGACGACATCATCCGGCACGCGCACGTCGAAGCCGTGCATGCATTCGGCGATGCGGTGAAGGAGGCGGGCAAGGCGTCGCCGGAAGGCGAGGGCAACTGGGCGAAATCGACGTTCGAGGATCTCGTGCAATACAACGACGGCTTCCGCACGAACCTGATCGGCACGCCGCAACAGATTGCCGAGCGGATCGTCGCGCTGAAGGCGATCGGCGTCGATCTCGTGCTGGCCGGGTTCCTGCATTTCATCGAGGAAGTCGAGTACTTCGGCCAGCGCGTGCTGCCGCTCGTGCGCGAACTCGAAGCGCAACGGCAGGCGGTGGCCGCGTGA
- a CDS encoding sigma-54 interaction domain-containing protein, which yields MNRSPSDTWPDTAPVLTLPDRPALAASIRARAQVFVDPRSVALLERIRLVAPSDANVLIVGETGTGKELIARHVHSLSRRNNGPFVAVNCGAFSETLVESELFGHEKGAFTGAFSAKPGWFEAANGGTLFLDEIGDLPLSMQVKLLRVLQEREVVRLGSRAGIPIDVRVVAATNVDLQQAVATGQFRGDLFYRLNVVQLAVPTLRERPGDILPLARHFFDDYRSRLGYGPRSIDPRAERRLEAHGWPGNIRELENVIHHALLVSRHDALQDTDLHISSPSLPAAAAPAPDAPAGAQDALERALRDLFDDGHGNLFERIEDTVMRVAFEFSHRNQIQAARLLGISRNVLRARLIRAKEIAAAK from the coding sequence ATGAACCGTTCCCCTTCCGACACCTGGCCCGACACCGCGCCCGTCCTCACGCTGCCCGACCGCCCCGCGCTCGCGGCGTCGATCCGCGCGCGCGCGCAGGTGTTCGTCGATCCGCGCTCGGTCGCACTGCTCGAACGGATTCGCCTCGTCGCGCCGAGCGATGCGAACGTGCTGATCGTCGGCGAGACGGGCACCGGCAAGGAACTGATCGCGCGCCACGTGCACAGCCTCAGCCGGCGCAACAACGGGCCGTTCGTCGCCGTGAACTGCGGCGCATTCTCCGAAACGCTGGTCGAGAGCGAACTGTTCGGCCACGAGAAAGGCGCGTTTACGGGCGCGTTCAGCGCGAAGCCGGGCTGGTTCGAAGCCGCGAACGGCGGCACGCTGTTTCTCGACGAGATCGGCGACCTGCCGCTGTCGATGCAGGTGAAGCTGCTGCGCGTGCTGCAGGAACGTGAAGTGGTGCGGCTCGGTTCGCGCGCGGGCATCCCGATCGACGTGCGCGTGGTCGCGGCGACCAACGTCGACCTGCAGCAGGCGGTCGCGACCGGGCAGTTTCGCGGCGACCTGTTCTACCGGCTCAACGTCGTGCAGCTCGCGGTGCCGACGCTGCGCGAGCGGCCGGGCGACATCCTGCCGCTCGCGCGCCACTTCTTCGACGATTACCGCAGCCGCCTCGGCTACGGGCCGCGCAGCATCGATCCGCGCGCCGAGCGCCGGCTCGAAGCGCACGGCTGGCCCGGCAACATTCGCGAGCTGGAGAACGTGATTCATCATGCGCTGCTCGTAAGCCGCCACGATGCGCTGCAGGACACCGACCTGCACATTTCGTCGCCGAGCCTGCCGGCCGCCGCCGCGCCCGCGCCGGATGCGCCCGCCGGCGCGCAGGACGCGCTCGAACGCGCGCTGCGCGACCTGTTCGACGACGGGCACGGCAACCTGTTCGAGCGCATCGAGGACACCGTGATGCGCGTCGCGTTCGAGTTCAGCCACCGCAACCAGATCCAGGCGGCGCGGCTGCTCGGCATCAGCCGCAACGTGCTGCGCGCGCGGCTGATTCGCGCGAAGGAGATCGCCGCGGCGAAGTAG
- a CDS encoding amidohydrolase family protein, which translates to MISRRSFNRALAGLAMAEVLGGCAGAAPGRRTITGVDTHAHVFLKSLPLVPGHRYTIAYDASLDQYLAMLDRHGMSNGVLIQPSFLGTDNRYLLAALRAQPARLRGIVVIDPARDAEQVAAWTPLGVRGIRLNLIGERDPDFAGPAWRALLPLLRQYGWQVELHAEAARLPALMPPLLDAGVDVSLDHFGRPDPRLGIDDPGFRYLLTTAASKRVWVKVSGAYRNDRADRWQASGLTAMRALRDAFGTQRLLWGSDWPHVGYEAAVDDALAYRYMTALLPDEAGRRQVLVDTPAAQYRFDGNG; encoded by the coding sequence ATGATTTCGAGGCGTTCGTTCAACCGCGCCCTCGCAGGACTCGCGATGGCCGAAGTGCTCGGCGGATGCGCCGGTGCGGCGCCGGGCCGGCGGACGATCACCGGCGTCGACACGCATGCGCACGTATTCCTGAAATCGCTGCCGCTCGTGCCGGGCCATCGTTACACGATCGCGTACGACGCGTCGCTCGACCAGTACCTCGCGATGCTCGACCGGCATGGCATGTCGAACGGCGTGCTGATCCAGCCGAGCTTTCTCGGCACCGACAACCGCTATTTGCTTGCCGCGCTGCGTGCGCAGCCTGCACGCCTGCGCGGCATCGTCGTGATCGATCCCGCGCGCGATGCGGAGCAGGTCGCCGCGTGGACGCCGCTCGGCGTGCGCGGCATCCGGCTGAACCTGATCGGCGAACGCGATCCCGATTTCGCGGGCCCGGCGTGGCGCGCGCTGTTGCCGCTGCTGCGGCAATACGGCTGGCAAGTCGAACTGCATGCCGAGGCCGCACGCCTGCCGGCGCTGATGCCGCCGCTGCTCGACGCGGGCGTCGACGTCTCGCTCGACCATTTCGGCCGACCCGACCCGCGGCTCGGAATCGACGATCCCGGCTTCCGCTATCTGCTGACGACGGCGGCGAGCAAGCGCGTGTGGGTCAAGGTGTCGGGCGCCTACCGGAACGACCGCGCCGATCGCTGGCAGGCGTCCGGCCTGACGGCGATGCGCGCGTTGCGCGACGCGTTCGGCACGCAGCGGCTGCTGTGGGGCAGCGACTGGCCGCATGTCGGGTACGAGGCCGCCGTCGACGATGCGCTCGCGTACCGGTACATGACGGCGCTGTTGCCGGACGAAGCCGGACGCCGGCAGGTGCTGGTCGATACGCCGGCGGCGCAGTACCGGTTCGACGGGAACGGGTGA
- a CDS encoding NAD(P)/FAD-dependent oxidoreductase, with translation MRVDLAIVGAGVTGATIAHVAARHADALRIAVFDARPAVQTATALSAGVITPFCGTGERRARSLVANAYYGAWARAGCCVRDAPFAFVATAADAGGPLLATPVAADTPGADEALLGALPAGERLWRGGRAWLVDVPRLVARYLTGTPAVERFDAPVTHVTQGAGGWIVVANGVTLHADRLVHAGGPWPAVDAEAGGDARPDIVTKKIVAFDVDGRALPPAPDAPVVYLPDAQAFLAPMHARRGWLLSITSHAWGCAAGARVAPSADERALARRLLERHFPGLRDAHLAARAAVDGYTADRNPRIAPFGRHGCSVAGASGSGVRFAPALAYEALAAVGLAFEPDPATTLPWPSAHDRAESPITPFTEPVQPCIPNSPGSPSHPPSR, from the coding sequence ATGCGGGTTGACCTCGCGATCGTCGGCGCGGGCGTGACGGGCGCGACGATCGCGCACGTGGCGGCGCGGCATGCGGACGCACTGCGCATCGCCGTGTTCGATGCGCGGCCGGCCGTGCAGACCGCCACGGCGCTGTCGGCCGGCGTGATCACGCCGTTCTGCGGCACCGGCGAGCGCCGGGCGCGATCGCTGGTCGCGAACGCGTATTACGGCGCGTGGGCGCGTGCCGGATGTTGCGTGCGGGACGCGCCGTTCGCATTCGTCGCGACCGCAGCCGATGCGGGTGGCCCGTTGCTCGCGACGCCGGTCGCCGCCGATACGCCGGGCGCGGACGAAGCGCTGCTCGGCGCGCTGCCGGCCGGCGAGCGTCTGTGGCGAGGCGGGCGCGCGTGGCTGGTCGACGTGCCGCGGCTGGTCGCGCGCTACCTGACCGGCACGCCTGCCGTCGAGCGTTTCGATGCGCCGGTCACGCACGTGACGCAAGGCGCCGGCGGCTGGATCGTCGTGGCCAACGGCGTGACGCTGCACGCCGACCGGCTCGTGCATGCCGGCGGCCCGTGGCCGGCCGTCGACGCGGAAGCGGGCGGCGACGCACGACCGGACATCGTCACCAAGAAGATCGTCGCGTTCGACGTCGACGGGCGCGCGTTGCCGCCCGCACCGGATGCGCCGGTCGTCTACCTGCCGGATGCGCAGGCGTTCCTTGCGCCGATGCACGCGCGGCGCGGCTGGCTGCTGAGCATCACGTCGCACGCGTGGGGCTGTGCCGCCGGCGCGCGCGTCGCGCCGAGCGCCGACGAGCGGGCATTGGCGCGCCGGCTGCTCGAGCGTCATTTCCCGGGCCTGCGCGATGCCCATCTCGCCGCGCGCGCGGCCGTGGACGGTTACACGGCCGACCGCAATCCACGGATCGCGCCGTTCGGCCGCCACGGCTGCTCGGTGGCGGGCGCGTCGGGCTCCGGCGTGCGTTTTGCGCCGGCGCTCGCGTATGAAGCGCTTGCCGCCGTCGGGCTGGCGTTCGAACCCGATCCCGCCACGACCCTGCCCTGGCCATCGGCGCACGATCGCGCCGAGTCACCGATTACTCCCTTCACCGAACCCGTTCAACCATGCATACCGAACTCGCCTGGGTCGCCGTCGCACCCGCCTTCGCGCTGA
- a CDS encoding cupin domain-containing protein: protein MNARRFPHVAAMPPESHVPGVVLRQADFAGLGDGEIPFRGGLFTVEPNCTSRLDVHAVRECWMIAQGSGRLTYDGEPVRVRAGDVLYFESHRSHQVQNDGSTPLVISTVWWQADAG from the coding sequence ATGAACGCGCGTAGGTTTCCGCACGTCGCCGCCATGCCGCCGGAATCGCACGTGCCGGGCGTCGTGTTGCGCCAGGCCGATTTCGCCGGGCTTGGCGACGGCGAGATTCCGTTTCGCGGCGGTTTGTTCACGGTCGAGCCGAACTGTACGTCGCGGCTGGACGTCCACGCGGTGCGCGAATGCTGGATGATCGCGCAGGGCAGCGGCCGGCTGACCTACGACGGCGAACCCGTGCGCGTGCGGGCCGGCGACGTGCTGTATTTCGAATCGCACCGCTCTCATCAGGTGCAGAACGACGGCTCGACACCGCTCGTGATCAGCACCGTCTGGTGGCAGGCCGATGCGGGTTGA
- a CDS encoding dihydroxyacetone kinase family protein gives MKKLVNRPSDVVREMLEGIARQSPHLAILGDEHVLVRQPLPAPSDRPVAILSGGGSGHEPAHGGYVGEGMLSAAVCGEVFTSPSTDAVLAAIRASAGPNGALLIVKNYTGDRLNFGLAAELARAEGIPVETVIVADDVSLRGRVERGQRRGIAGTVLIHKLAGAAAARGLPLARVAAIARDAAAELGTMGVALDGCTIPGADKSGFSLADHEIELGLGIHGEKGVERRAPLPADALVDTLLSSIVADLVLDRDERVALFVNGLGATPDMELAIVLRAAHDNLSRRGIVVARAWAGTFLSALNMPGCSISVLRLNDERAALLDAPTQARAWPGGGAVNTRIRVEAAASGDATLPPLDAAGRAWATRLQPALHAVAQTLIDHEQTLTDLDAAAGDGDLGASMLRAAQAILALPEAAYGTPASALAALGAALRRAIAGSSGPFYATALLRASRRLADIAEPSARDWAAAFRGAVDSISELGGAHAGDRTMLDALVPAADAFDRALDNDRDPASAWAAAVEAAEHGAQATASMTPRAGRASYLGERAIGTPDGGAVAVSYWLRALLPYVR, from the coding sequence ATGAAAAAGCTTGTGAACCGCCCGTCCGATGTCGTGCGGGAAATGCTGGAAGGCATCGCGCGGCAGTCGCCGCATCTCGCGATCCTCGGCGACGAGCACGTGCTCGTCCGCCAGCCGCTGCCCGCCCCGTCGGACCGGCCCGTCGCGATCCTCTCCGGCGGCGGCAGCGGCCACGAGCCCGCGCACGGCGGTTACGTGGGCGAAGGGATGCTGAGTGCGGCCGTCTGCGGCGAAGTCTTCACGTCGCCGTCCACCGACGCCGTGCTCGCCGCGATCCGCGCGAGCGCGGGCCCGAACGGCGCGCTGCTGATCGTCAAGAACTACACGGGCGACCGGCTCAACTTCGGGCTCGCCGCCGAACTCGCGCGGGCGGAAGGCATTCCGGTCGAGACGGTGATCGTCGCCGACGACGTGTCGCTGCGCGGCCGGGTCGAGCGCGGCCAGCGGCGCGGGATCGCCGGCACCGTGCTGATCCACAAGCTCGCCGGCGCGGCCGCCGCGCGCGGGCTGCCGCTCGCCCGCGTCGCGGCAATCGCGCGCGACGCAGCGGCCGAGCTCGGCACGATGGGCGTCGCGCTCGACGGCTGCACGATCCCCGGCGCCGACAAATCGGGCTTCAGCCTCGCCGATCACGAGATCGAGCTGGGCCTCGGCATCCACGGCGAAAAAGGCGTCGAGCGCCGCGCGCCGCTACCGGCCGACGCGCTCGTCGACACGCTGCTGTCGAGCATCGTCGCCGATCTCGTGCTCGATCGCGACGAACGCGTCGCGCTGTTCGTCAACGGTCTCGGCGCGACGCCGGACATGGAACTCGCGATCGTGCTGCGCGCCGCGCACGACAACCTGAGCCGGCGCGGCATCGTCGTCGCGCGCGCGTGGGCCGGCACGTTCCTGTCGGCGCTGAACATGCCCGGCTGCTCGATCTCGGTGCTGCGGCTGAACGACGAACGCGCGGCGCTGCTCGACGCGCCGACGCAGGCGCGCGCGTGGCCGGGCGGCGGCGCCGTGAACACGCGCATCCGCGTCGAGGCGGCGGCATCGGGCGACGCGACGCTACCGCCGCTCGACGCGGCCGGCCGCGCATGGGCCACGCGCCTGCAGCCGGCGCTGCACGCGGTCGCGCAAACGCTGATCGACCACGAGCAGACGCTGACCGACCTCGATGCGGCGGCCGGCGACGGCGATCTCGGCGCGAGCATGCTGCGCGCCGCGCAGGCGATCCTCGCATTGCCCGAAGCCGCATACGGCACGCCGGCCAGCGCGCTCGCGGCGCTCGGCGCCGCATTGCGCCGCGCGATCGCCGGCAGTTCGGGGCCGTTCTACGCGACCGCGCTGCTGCGCGCATCGCGCCGGCTGGCCGATATCGCCGAGCCGTCGGCGCGCGACTGGGCCGCGGCGTTCCGCGGCGCGGTGGATTCGATCAGTGAACTGGGCGGTGCGCATGCCGGCGACCGCACGATGCTCGATGCGCTGGTGCCCGCCGCCGATGCTTTCGACCGCGCGCTCGACAACGATCGCGATCCCGCGAGCGCATGGGCGGCCGCCGTCGAAGCGGCCGAACACGGCGCACAGGCAACGGCCAGCATGACGCCGCGCGCGGGGCGCGCGAGCTACCTCGGCGAGCGTGCGATCGGCACGCCGGACGGCGGCGCCGTTGCGGTGTCGTACTGGTTGCGCGCGTTGCTGCCGTACGTGCGGTAA
- the msuE gene encoding FMN reductase has product MSHTLNVVAISGGLQRPSRTLALTDAIVTALGAALPIDARLIELGEIGSRLAGALTRAQVPADLDAQIRAIETADALVVASPVYRASYTGIFKHLFDLVHHEALVDVPVLLAATGGSERHALVIDHQLRPLFSFFQARTLPIGVYASEGDFDRYEIANPALRARIALAVERAVPQLRLHALSAAAA; this is encoded by the coding sequence ATGAGTCATACCCTCAACGTGGTCGCGATCTCGGGCGGCCTGCAACGGCCGTCACGCACGCTGGCGCTGACCGACGCGATCGTCACGGCGCTCGGCGCCGCGCTGCCGATCGATGCGCGGCTGATCGAACTCGGCGAGATCGGCAGCCGGCTGGCCGGCGCGCTGACGCGCGCGCAAGTCCCGGCCGATCTCGACGCGCAGATTCGCGCGATCGAGACGGCCGATGCGCTCGTCGTCGCGAGCCCCGTGTATCGCGCGTCGTATACGGGCATTTTCAAGCACCTGTTCGATCTCGTGCATCACGAAGCGCTCGTCGACGTGCCCGTGCTGCTCGCCGCCACCGGCGGCAGCGAACGTCATGCGCTGGTGATCGACCACCAGCTCCGCCCGCTTTTCAGCTTCTTCCAGGCGCGCACGCTGCCGATCGGCGTGTATGCGTCCGAAGGCGATTTCGACCGCTACGAAATCGCGAATCCGGCGCTGCGCGCGCGCATCGCGCTGGCCGTGGAGCGCGCGGTGCCGCAACTGCGCCTGCATGCGCTTTCCGCCGCGGCCGCGTAG